The following coding sequences are from one Mycolicibacterium aichiense window:
- a CDS encoding SDR family oxidoreductase, with product MQLSFEDRTYLVTGGGSGIGKGVAEELAKAGANVMIVGRGADRLAATAEEINAAAPNGSVRYEPADVTNEDQIAAVVDAATAWNGRLHGAVHCAGGSQTIGPITQMDSEAWRATVDLNINGSMYVLKHSARQMVRGGGGSFVGISSIASSNTHRWFGPYGVTKSGLDHLIQLAADELGASWVRVNGIRPGLIRTELVQMVLDSPEISGDYAECTPLPRPGEVSDVANATLFLLSDAAQWITGQIIGVDGGQNLRRGPDYSAMLEPAFGADGLRGVV from the coding sequence GTGCAGCTCTCGTTCGAGGATCGGACGTACCTGGTCACCGGTGGTGGCAGTGGTATCGGCAAGGGTGTGGCGGAAGAGCTGGCCAAGGCCGGCGCCAACGTCATGATCGTTGGCCGCGGAGCCGATCGGCTGGCCGCAACCGCCGAGGAGATCAACGCCGCCGCGCCGAACGGCAGTGTCCGCTACGAGCCCGCCGACGTCACCAACGAGGACCAGATCGCCGCGGTGGTGGATGCCGCCACGGCGTGGAACGGCCGACTGCACGGCGCGGTGCACTGTGCCGGTGGGTCGCAGACCATCGGCCCCATCACCCAGATGGACTCCGAAGCCTGGCGCGCCACGGTGGACCTCAACATCAACGGTTCGATGTACGTGCTCAAGCATTCGGCTCGGCAGATGGTGCGCGGCGGCGGCGGGTCCTTCGTCGGAATCTCGTCGATCGCGTCCAGTAACACCCATCGGTGGTTCGGGCCGTACGGCGTCACCAAGTCGGGTCTGGACCACCTGATCCAGCTGGCCGCCGACGAACTGGGGGCGTCCTGGGTGCGCGTCAACGGCATTCGGCCCGGCCTGATCCGGACCGAACTGGTGCAGATGGTGCTCGATTCACCCGAAATCAGCGGGGACTACGCCGAATGCACGCCGCTGCCGCGCCCCGGTGAGGTCTCCGACGTCGCGAACGCGACACTGTTCCTGCTCAGCGACGCCGCCCAGTGGATTACCGGACAGATCATCGGCGTCGACGGCGGGCAGAACCTGCGCCGCGGGCCGGACTACTCGGCGATGCTCGAGCCGGCCTTCGGCGCCGACGGGCTACGCGGAGTGGTCTGA
- a CDS encoding ferredoxin — translation MRVEVDRDRCEGNAVCVGIAPDLFELDDEDYVIVTKDPIPADQEALAEQSIAECPRAALTRKD, via the coding sequence ATGCGAGTCGAAGTCGACCGTGATCGTTGTGAAGGTAACGCTGTCTGTGTGGGAATCGCGCCAGACCTGTTCGAACTGGACGACGAGGACTACGTGATCGTGACCAAGGATCCGATCCCCGCCGACCAGGAGGCGCTGGCCGAGCAGTCCATCGCCGAATGCCCTCGCGCCGCACTGACCCGCAAAGACTAG
- a CDS encoding acyl-CoA dehydrogenase, translated as MRISYTPEQEELRRELRSYFGKLMTPERLEALTSTSGGEIGTGNIYRETVSQMGKDGWLTLNWPEEYGGQNRDPMDSLIFTDEAAIAGAPVPFLTINSVAPTIMAFGTEEQKKFYLPKIASGDLHFAIGYSEPGAGTDLAALRTTAVRDGDDYVVNGQKMWTSLIQYADYVWLAVRTNPEAKKHRGISVLIVPTTADGFSWTPVHTMAGVGTSATYYQDVRVPVSSRVGEENGGWKLVTNQLNHERVALVSAQPIFLALNQVREWAQNTKDAHGNRLIDSEWVQLNLARVLAKGEYLKLINWELASAKSGTLSPADASAAKVFGTELATEAYRLLMEILGPSATLRQDSPGALLRGRIERMHRAALILTFGGGTNEIQRDIIGMVALGLPRVNR; from the coding sequence ATGCGGATCAGTTACACCCCCGAACAAGAGGAGCTGCGGCGCGAGCTGCGCTCGTACTTCGGCAAGCTGATGACGCCGGAACGCCTGGAAGCATTGACGTCGACCTCGGGCGGCGAGATCGGCACCGGCAACATCTACCGCGAGACCGTTTCCCAGATGGGTAAGGACGGCTGGCTCACGCTGAACTGGCCCGAGGAGTACGGCGGTCAGAACCGCGACCCGATGGATTCCCTGATCTTCACCGACGAAGCGGCCATCGCCGGCGCGCCGGTGCCGTTCCTGACGATCAACAGCGTCGCGCCCACGATCATGGCGTTCGGCACCGAGGAGCAGAAGAAGTTCTACCTGCCGAAGATCGCCTCGGGTGATCTGCACTTCGCGATCGGCTACTCCGAGCCCGGCGCAGGCACCGACCTGGCGGCGTTGCGCACCACCGCGGTGCGCGACGGCGACGACTACGTGGTCAACGGCCAGAAGATGTGGACCAGCCTGATCCAGTACGCCGACTACGTCTGGCTGGCGGTGCGCACCAACCCCGAGGCGAAGAAGCACCGCGGCATCTCGGTGCTGATCGTGCCGACCACCGCCGACGGTTTCTCCTGGACCCCGGTGCACACGATGGCCGGCGTCGGCACCAGCGCCACCTATTACCAGGATGTCCGCGTGCCGGTGAGCAGCCGGGTGGGCGAGGAGAACGGCGGCTGGAAGCTGGTCACCAATCAGCTCAACCACGAGCGGGTCGCACTGGTGTCGGCCCAGCCGATCTTCCTGGCGCTCAACCAGGTTCGGGAGTGGGCACAGAACACCAAGGACGCCCACGGCAACCGCCTCATCGATTCCGAATGGGTTCAGCTCAACCTCGCGCGGGTGCTGGCCAAGGGCGAGTACCTCAAGCTGATCAACTGGGAGCTGGCATCCGCCAAGAGCGGGACGTTGAGCCCCGCCGATGCGTCTGCGGCCAAGGTCTTCGGTACCGAACTGGCCACCGAGGCCTACCGGTTGCTGATGGAGATCCTCGGCCCCTCAGCCACCCTGCGCCAAGATTCGCCCGGCGCCCTGCTCCGCGGCCGGATCGAGCGGATGCACCGCGCGGCCCTGATCCTCACCTTCGGTGGCGGTACCAACGAGATCCAGCGCGACATCATCGGCATGGTCGCCCTGGGCCTGCCCCGAGTCAACCGCTGA
- a CDS encoding NAD(P)-dependent oxidoreductase, which translates to MRIGVIGLGNMGAGMAANLIKAGHDVTVYNRSRAKVDELAAVGARPAERVSDACRGEVVLTMLAHDDAVTAVTFGDDGIIGSAGPDTVHISSSTISVALSKRLTEAHAAAGQKFVSAPVFGRPEAAAAAALFVVAAGPSDTVTAATPVFDAIGQRTFVVSEDPSAANLVKLSGNFLIGSVIESLGEAMALVDRGGVDKHQYLEILTSTLFSAPVYKTYGGLIASEQFEPAGFAAPLGHKDIGLVLAAAEELRVPLPIASLLRDRFLRLLAAGGDHLDWSAVGSLAARDAAASDHSA; encoded by the coding sequence ATGCGCATCGGAGTCATCGGGCTGGGAAACATGGGCGCCGGCATGGCCGCGAATCTGATCAAGGCCGGCCACGACGTGACCGTCTACAACCGATCCCGAGCGAAGGTGGACGAGTTGGCGGCGGTCGGGGCCCGACCCGCCGAGCGCGTGTCCGACGCGTGCCGCGGCGAGGTCGTGCTGACGATGCTCGCCCATGACGACGCGGTGACTGCGGTGACATTCGGCGACGACGGCATCATCGGCTCGGCCGGACCGGACACCGTGCACATCTCTTCCAGCACGATCAGCGTCGCCCTGTCGAAACGCCTCACCGAAGCCCACGCCGCCGCCGGCCAGAAATTCGTCTCGGCTCCGGTATTCGGCCGTCCGGAGGCTGCCGCGGCGGCGGCGCTGTTCGTCGTCGCCGCGGGCCCATCCGACACCGTGACCGCGGCGACGCCCGTCTTCGATGCGATCGGCCAGCGCACGTTCGTGGTGTCGGAGGACCCGTCGGCCGCCAACCTGGTGAAGCTCAGCGGCAATTTCCTGATCGGCTCGGTGATCGAGTCCCTCGGGGAGGCCATGGCACTGGTGGACCGCGGCGGGGTCGACAAGCATCAGTATCTGGAGATCCTGACCTCGACGTTGTTCTCGGCGCCGGTGTACAAAACCTACGGCGGACTCATCGCCAGCGAGCAGTTCGAGCCCGCCGGATTCGCTGCGCCGTTGGGGCACAAGGACATCGGATTGGTTCTGGCCGCCGCCGAGGAGCTGCGGGTGCCGTTGCCGATCGCCAGCCTGCTGCGCGACCGGTTCCTGCGTCTACTGGCCGCCGGGGGCGATCACCTGGATTGGTCTGCGGTCGGCAGCCTCGCGGCGCGCGACGCAGCAGCCTCAGACCACTCCGCGTAG
- the fadD17 gene encoding long-chain-fatty-acid--CoA ligase FadD17: MTGSLSQPTVTDLLERLADVDDRGIHADDGSYSTWRQHIQDAADLAAACTARLDPAKPPHVGVLLGNTPFFSSLLVAAAMAGLVPVGLNPTRRGEALARDIATADCQLVLADGDGVGPQTYGAGFAPEGMAVIDVGSPEWADELARFRGSPVSFAPRAFDDLFMLIFTSGTSGDPKAVRCTHEKVAVPGVMLSERFGLGPADTCYLSMPLFHSNAVMAGWAVAVAAGASIALRRKFSASQFIPDARRFNATYANYVGKPMSYILATPARPDDADNPLRIVYGNEAAPRDIDRFAKRFGVTVVDGFGSTEGGVNIARTPDTPEGALGPLPEGLEIVDVDTGEPCPPGVIGELVNLTGPGNFRGYYNAPDAESERMTGGVYHSGDLAYRDDAGYVHFAGRLGDWMRVDGENLGTAPIERVLMRYPDVTEAAVYAIPDPAVGDRVMAALVMPEDATFDVDKFREFLTAQADLGPKQWPSFVRVSTSLPRTETFKIIKRRLSAQALECDDPVFEIPR, translated from the coding sequence TTGACCGGATCGCTGAGCCAGCCGACCGTCACCGACCTGCTGGAGCGGCTGGCTGACGTCGACGATCGCGGCATCCACGCCGACGACGGCTCGTATTCGACCTGGCGCCAACATATTCAGGACGCCGCGGACCTTGCTGCGGCGTGCACGGCGCGGCTCGATCCGGCCAAGCCCCCGCACGTCGGCGTGCTGCTGGGCAACACGCCGTTCTTCTCGTCGCTGCTGGTGGCGGCCGCGATGGCCGGACTGGTCCCGGTCGGACTGAACCCCACCCGCCGCGGTGAGGCACTGGCGCGGGACATCGCGACCGCCGACTGTCAGCTGGTCCTCGCCGATGGGGACGGGGTAGGTCCGCAGACCTACGGCGCCGGCTTCGCACCGGAGGGTATGGCCGTCATCGACGTCGGTTCGCCGGAGTGGGCCGATGAGCTCGCCCGGTTCCGCGGATCCCCGGTCTCGTTCGCGCCCAGGGCGTTCGACGATCTGTTCATGCTGATCTTCACCTCGGGCACCAGCGGCGACCCCAAGGCGGTGCGGTGCACCCACGAGAAGGTGGCCGTCCCGGGTGTGATGCTGTCCGAACGATTCGGCCTCGGACCCGCCGACACCTGCTACCTGTCGATGCCGTTGTTCCACTCCAACGCGGTGATGGCGGGCTGGGCTGTCGCGGTGGCGGCGGGAGCCTCGATTGCGTTGCGCCGCAAGTTCTCCGCTTCCCAGTTCATCCCGGATGCGCGTCGGTTCAACGCGACCTACGCGAATTACGTCGGTAAACCGATGTCCTACATCCTGGCCACCCCGGCGCGCCCCGACGATGCCGACAACCCGCTGCGGATCGTCTACGGCAACGAAGCCGCGCCACGCGACATCGACCGGTTCGCCAAGCGTTTCGGAGTGACGGTGGTCGACGGATTCGGATCCACCGAGGGCGGCGTCAACATCGCCCGTACCCCGGACACCCCCGAGGGCGCGCTGGGCCCGCTGCCCGAGGGTCTGGAGATCGTCGATGTCGACACCGGCGAGCCGTGCCCGCCCGGGGTCATCGGCGAACTGGTGAACCTCACCGGGCCGGGCAACTTCCGCGGCTACTACAACGCGCCGGACGCCGAGTCGGAGCGCATGACGGGCGGGGTTTACCACAGCGGCGATCTGGCCTACCGCGACGACGCCGGCTACGTGCACTTCGCGGGCCGGCTGGGCGACTGGATGCGGGTCGACGGCGAGAACCTGGGCACCGCGCCGATCGAGCGGGTGCTGATGCGCTATCCCGACGTGACCGAGGCGGCGGTGTACGCCATCCCCGACCCCGCGGTCGGTGACCGGGTGATGGCCGCGCTGGTCATGCCCGAGGACGCGACGTTCGATGTGGACAAATTCCGGGAGTTCCTGACCGCCCAAGCCGATCTCGGACCCAAGCAGTGGCCGTCATTCGTGCGGGTCAGCACGTCTTTGCCGCGCACCGAGACGTTCAAGATCATCAAGCGCAGGCTGTCGGCGCAGGCACTCGAGTGCGACGACCCGGTGTTTGAGATACCGCGCTGA
- a CDS encoding cutinase family protein gives MKCVNLAVALIAAAGGLVVSPVSHAAACPDVQVVFARGTTEAPGIGRTGQAFVDALRDELGTKTVDVSAVDYPASTDFPTGVQGVVDGSTQVATVAANCPNTKLVLGGYSQGAAVVGFVTADAIPGGYTIPPGTPLPLPGGVADHVAAVALFGKPSPKFMAAIGQPSVPIGPAYVGKTIDLCAGGDPICSLEGGNSAAHSMYARNGMVAQAADFVAKRL, from the coding sequence ATGAAGTGTGTCAACCTCGCTGTCGCGCTGATCGCGGCCGCCGGGGGCCTCGTGGTTTCGCCGGTCTCGCACGCCGCGGCGTGTCCTGACGTCCAGGTGGTCTTCGCGCGTGGAACCACCGAAGCGCCGGGCATCGGGCGAACCGGGCAGGCATTCGTCGACGCACTGCGAGACGAGCTCGGCACGAAGACCGTTGACGTGTCCGCGGTGGACTATCCGGCCAGCACCGACTTCCCCACGGGCGTCCAAGGTGTGGTGGACGGCAGCACGCAGGTTGCCACCGTGGCCGCGAACTGTCCGAACACCAAGCTCGTGCTGGGCGGCTACTCCCAGGGCGCGGCCGTGGTCGGTTTCGTCACCGCGGACGCGATACCCGGCGGCTACACCATCCCACCCGGCACGCCCCTACCGTTGCCGGGCGGGGTCGCCGACCACGTCGCCGCGGTCGCGCTGTTCGGCAAACCGTCGCCGAAGTTCATGGCCGCGATCGGCCAACCGTCGGTTCCGATCGGCCCTGCCTACGTCGGCAAGACGATCGACCTGTGTGCCGGCGGCGACCCGATCTGCTCACTGGAGGGCGGCAACAGCGCCGCGCACTCGATGTATGCCCGCAACGGCATGGTCGCGCAGGCGGCGGACTTCGTGGCCAAGCGGCTCTAG
- a CDS encoding 3-oxoacyl-ACP reductase — translation MTGDATDLTGRVAVVTGAASGLGRAEAIGLARSGATVVVNDMAKALDESDVLDEISAAGSKGVAVAGDISQRSTADELVSCADSLGGLSIVVNNAGITRDRMLFNMSDEDWDAVIAVHLRGHFLLTRNAATYWRNQAKENGGSVYGRIINTTSEAGLSGPIGQANYGAAKAGITALTLTASRALGRYGVRANAIAPRARTAMTADVFGEAPDLADGEVDPLSPEHVVTLVRFLASPASDKVNGQVFVVYGPSVALVAAPTTEQQFDADGSAWDPTTLGAAMGAYFADRDPERTFGVMGLLRD, via the coding sequence GTGACCGGCGACGCCACCGATCTGACCGGACGCGTCGCCGTGGTGACCGGCGCAGCCTCGGGCCTCGGCCGCGCCGAGGCCATCGGGCTGGCCCGCTCCGGCGCGACGGTCGTCGTCAATGACATGGCCAAGGCCCTCGACGAATCCGATGTGCTCGATGAGATCAGTGCCGCAGGCTCCAAGGGCGTCGCGGTGGCCGGCGACATCAGCCAGCGCTCGACGGCCGATGAGCTGGTCTCCTGCGCCGACTCCCTCGGTGGGCTGAGCATCGTCGTGAACAACGCCGGCATCACCCGGGACCGCATGCTGTTCAACATGTCCGACGAGGACTGGGACGCGGTCATCGCGGTGCACCTGCGCGGGCACTTCCTGCTGACCCGCAACGCGGCAACGTACTGGCGCAACCAGGCCAAGGAGAATGGTGGCTCGGTTTACGGCCGGATCATCAACACCACGTCGGAAGCCGGGCTGTCCGGACCGATCGGCCAGGCCAACTACGGTGCCGCCAAGGCCGGTATCACGGCGCTGACGCTGACGGCGTCCCGCGCACTCGGGCGCTACGGTGTGCGGGCCAACGCGATCGCTCCCCGGGCGCGCACCGCGATGACCGCCGACGTGTTCGGCGAGGCTCCTGATCTTGCCGACGGTGAGGTCGATCCGCTGTCGCCCGAACATGTGGTCACGCTCGTACGTTTCTTGGCCTCGCCGGCCTCGGACAAGGTCAACGGACAGGTGTTCGTCGTCTACGGCCCGTCGGTCGCGTTGGTGGCCGCACCGACCACCGAGCAGCAGTTCGATGCCGACGGCTCCGCGTGGGATCCGACAACGCTGGGCGCCGCCATGGGGGCCTACTTTGCTGACCGCGACCCGGAGCGCACGTTCGGCGTGATGGGCCTGCTGCGCGACTGA
- a CDS encoding intersectin-EH binding protein Ibp1: MAISSSVGRRILLAGGFSITIAAAPAVAFFAAPSGAPMGPVMACPAGESEDLYTDQCIPELVPNQPGGNYPTPSSGGGNVTYSTPGDSSSLPEVQGIPCTGANTGQCIGLQENQVPAVSPHSSISSSP; the protein is encoded by the coding sequence ATGGCGATTTCCTCCTCAGTCGGCCGCCGCATCCTCCTCGCCGGCGGGTTCAGCATCACCATCGCGGCCGCGCCCGCGGTTGCGTTCTTCGCTGCGCCGTCGGGCGCTCCGATGGGTCCGGTGATGGCATGCCCTGCCGGCGAGTCCGAGGATCTCTACACCGACCAGTGCATTCCGGAGCTTGTGCCCAACCAGCCGGGCGGCAATTACCCCACGCCCTCCAGCGGCGGCGGTAACGTCACGTACTCGACGCCGGGCGACTCCAGCAGCCTCCCCGAGGTCCAGGGGATCCCGTGCACCGGCGCCAACACCGGCCAGTGCATCGGGCTGCAGGAGAACCAGGTTCCGGCCGTGTCTCCGCACTCGAGCATTTCGTCCAGCCCGTAG
- a CDS encoding alpha,alpha-trehalose-phosphate synthase (UDP-forming), with translation MAGGKDAARSGDSDFVVVANRLPIDMERLPDGSVTWKRSPGGLVTAMEPLLRRQRGAWIGWPGIVDGPEEPIVEDDMQLVPVRLSAEDVAEYYEGFSNATLWPLYHDVIVKPIYHREWWDRYVEVNRRFAEATSRAAAEGATVWVQDYQLQLVPKMLRTLRPDLTIGFFLHIPFPPVELFMQMPWRTEIIEGLLGADLVGFHLPGGAQNFLFLSRRLVGANTSRASVGVRSRFGEVQLGFRTVKVGAFPISIDSADLDSKARNRDVRKRAKELRAELGNPRKILLGVDRLDYTKGIDVRLKAFSELLAEGRAKRDDTVLVQLATPSRERVESYRVLRNEIEQQVGHINGEYGEVGHPVVHYIHRPVPREELIAFFVASDVMLVTPLRDGMNLVAKEYVACRSDLGGALVLSEFTGAAAELRQAYLTNPHDLEGVKDTIEAALNQTAEEGRRRMRALRRQVLAHDVDRWARSFLDALAGKPVTGEAE, from the coding sequence GTGGCCGGGGGCAAGGACGCCGCCCGCTCCGGAGATTCTGATTTCGTGGTGGTCGCCAACCGGCTGCCGATCGACATGGAGCGGCTGCCCGACGGCAGCGTGACGTGGAAGCGCAGCCCGGGCGGTCTGGTCACCGCGATGGAGCCATTGCTGCGTCGTCAGCGCGGCGCGTGGATCGGCTGGCCGGGCATCGTCGACGGGCCCGAGGAACCCATCGTCGAGGATGACATGCAGCTCGTCCCGGTGCGTCTGTCTGCCGAGGACGTCGCCGAGTATTACGAGGGTTTCTCCAACGCCACGCTGTGGCCGCTGTATCACGATGTGATCGTCAAGCCGATCTACCACCGCGAGTGGTGGGATCGTTATGTCGAGGTCAACCGGCGCTTCGCCGAGGCCACGTCGCGGGCCGCCGCCGAAGGCGCCACGGTGTGGGTTCAGGACTACCAGCTTCAACTGGTCCCCAAGATGCTGCGCACGCTGCGTCCCGATCTGACCATCGGGTTCTTCCTGCACATTCCGTTCCCGCCGGTGGAACTGTTCATGCAGATGCCGTGGCGCACCGAGATCATCGAAGGTCTGCTCGGCGCCGACCTCGTCGGATTCCACCTCCCCGGTGGCGCCCAGAATTTCCTGTTTCTGTCGCGAAGGCTGGTCGGCGCCAACACCTCTCGCGCATCGGTGGGAGTGCGGTCCCGATTCGGCGAAGTGCAGTTGGGCTTCCGCACGGTGAAGGTCGGCGCCTTTCCCATCTCGATCGATTCCGCCGACCTGGACAGCAAGGCCCGTAACCGCGACGTCCGCAAGCGGGCGAAGGAACTGCGCGCCGAGCTCGGCAACCCGCGCAAGATCCTGCTCGGCGTGGATCGGCTGGACTACACCAAGGGCATCGACGTTCGCCTCAAAGCGTTCTCCGAGCTGCTCGCGGAGGGCCGCGCGAAGCGCGACGACACCGTTCTCGTGCAACTGGCCACCCCCAGCCGCGAGCGGGTGGAGAGTTACCGGGTGCTGCGCAACGAGATCGAGCAGCAGGTCGGCCACATCAACGGCGAATACGGCGAAGTCGGCCACCCGGTCGTGCACTACATCCATCGGCCGGTACCGCGCGAGGAATTGATCGCGTTCTTCGTGGCGTCCGATGTCATGTTGGTGACGCCGCTGCGCGACGGCATGAACCTGGTCGCCAAAGAGTACGTCGCTTGCCGCAGCGATCTCGGAGGCGCCCTGGTCTTGAGTGAATTCACCGGCGCCGCAGCGGAACTCCGTCAGGCTTACCTGACCAACCCACACGATCTCGAGGGCGTCAAGGACACCATCGAAGCCGCGCTCAACCAGACCGCCGAGGAGGGCCGGCGGCGGATGCGGGCACTACGACGCCAGGTGCTGGCCCACGACGTCGATCGTTGGGCCCGGTCCTTCCTCGACGCGCTGGCCGGCAAACCCGTCACCGGTGAGGCCGAGTAG
- a CDS encoding acyl-CoA dehydrogenase family protein, producing the protein MDFTRTEAAQDLSGLVGTIVDAVCTPQHQRELDSLEQRFDTELWRKLIDADILSTAAPESVGGAGFGVLEQTAILAALGRQLAAVPYLESVVLGAGALGRVGTPELREQWAAPAVAGEKILTVALDGEFGQGPVQAAATGGGFRLTGTRTQVPFGPVADAFLVPAETDSGTKVFLVAKDDAGVSVTSLLTTGLNSSGELDLAGVEVGADRVVGDAEVLAWLSTHKTLGYTAFQLGVLERALELTAEYARTREQFDRPIGSFQAVSARLADDYIDIKGLGLALVQASWRLSEDLPADPEVATAAFWAAEAGHRVAHTTVHVHGGVGIDVDHQVHRYFLTAKQIEFALGGATAQLRQIGRELADTPA; encoded by the coding sequence ATGGATTTCACCAGAACAGAAGCAGCACAAGATCTTTCGGGTCTCGTCGGCACCATCGTCGATGCCGTCTGCACCCCGCAGCACCAGCGTGAGCTGGACAGCCTCGAGCAGCGCTTCGACACCGAACTGTGGCGCAAGCTGATCGACGCGGACATCCTGTCCACCGCCGCACCGGAGTCGGTGGGCGGCGCGGGGTTCGGCGTGCTGGAGCAGACGGCGATCCTGGCGGCGCTGGGCCGTCAGCTTGCCGCGGTGCCCTACCTGGAGTCGGTCGTCCTCGGCGCAGGAGCTCTCGGCCGGGTCGGAACACCGGAACTGCGCGAGCAGTGGGCAGCCCCGGCGGTGGCCGGCGAGAAAATCCTGACCGTCGCCCTCGACGGCGAATTCGGCCAGGGGCCCGTGCAGGCCGCCGCCACCGGTGGCGGGTTCCGGCTGACCGGCACCCGTACCCAGGTCCCGTTCGGTCCGGTCGCCGACGCGTTCCTGGTTCCCGCTGAAACCGATTCCGGCACAAAGGTCTTCCTGGTGGCCAAGGACGACGCCGGAGTGTCGGTGACGTCGCTGCTCACCACCGGTCTGAACAGCTCGGGTGAGCTCGACCTCGCCGGCGTCGAGGTCGGCGCCGACCGGGTCGTCGGTGACGCCGAGGTGCTCGCGTGGTTGTCCACCCACAAGACGTTGGGGTACACCGCCTTCCAGCTCGGCGTGTTGGAGCGCGCGCTGGAGTTGACGGCCGAGTATGCCCGGACCCGCGAACAGTTCGACCGGCCGATCGGCAGCTTCCAGGCGGTCTCCGCCCGGCTTGCCGACGACTACATCGACATCAAGGGCCTCGGGCTGGCGCTGGTGCAGGCCTCCTGGCGTCTATCGGAGGACCTGCCTGCCGACCCCGAAGTGGCCACCGCCGCGTTCTGGGCTGCCGAGGCGGGACACCGGGTCGCCCACACCACCGTGCACGTCCATGGTGGCGTCGGGATCGATGTCGATCATCAGGTGCATCGTTACTTCCTCACTGCCAAGCAGATCGAGTTCGCGCTGGGCGGTGCGACCGCGCAGCTGCGACAGATCGGCCGTGAGCTGGCCGACACGCCGGCTTGA
- a CDS encoding intersectin-EH binding protein Ibp1, producing MANLKNATRRLALAGGFALAVTAAPALTVVAVPSIAPLAACPAGQAVNPATGGCEVAPNAGPQGGLPEVQGIPCTGANTGQCIGLQQEQQAPAVQPRSTVSP from the coding sequence ATGGCTAATTTGAAGAATGCGACTCGGCGCCTGGCCCTCGCGGGCGGCTTCGCACTCGCGGTGACGGCAGCCCCCGCGCTGACCGTCGTCGCCGTTCCGTCCATCGCTCCGCTGGCCGCGTGTCCCGCCGGTCAGGCCGTCAATCCGGCGACCGGCGGATGTGAGGTCGCGCCCAACGCCGGCCCGCAGGGCGGCCTTCCCGAGGTCCAGGGCATCCCTTGCACAGGCGCAAACACCGGTCAGTGCATAGGATTGCAGCAAGAGCAGCAGGCTCCTGCGGTTCAACCCCGCTCGACCGTCAGTCCGTAA